From a region of the Prosthecobacter debontii genome:
- a CDS encoding serine hydrolase domain-containing protein, whose product MRASRRHFLHLLSGLAATSGSAAEAPSLNVNAAAKYVASTKGYALYVKQRGKVIHESYFNGAKSGEARRIYSGTKGFWGLAAMAAVEDGVLTLEEKVSATLPEWSGEKKNITIEQLLDFTCGLERCLRLHQDGLKNRNKMAWERPLVGTPGRSFIYGPSALQVFHEVLKRKLAARKRAESPTHYMERRVLRLMGLGPQRYLPDASGNPLLAAGFLLSPRQWAWMGDLLLAKGHPVLKSSSMEPLLEGSSANAAYSFGFWNNRAAGRLGAREMDIEDMLELDWDRQNWSRVCIAKGVPSDLIACIGSSYQRLYAIPSLDLVVVRQGLNAKFSDGHFLRTLLG is encoded by the coding sequence ATGAGAGCTTCTCGCCGTCATTTCCTGCACCTGTTGTCTGGGCTGGCTGCCACCTCCGGATCGGCCGCTGAAGCGCCATCGCTGAACGTGAATGCCGCCGCTAAGTATGTGGCTTCCACCAAAGGCTATGCCCTTTACGTCAAGCAGCGTGGTAAAGTCATCCATGAGAGCTACTTCAATGGTGCGAAGAGCGGTGAGGCACGCCGCATTTACAGCGGCACCAAAGGCTTCTGGGGCTTGGCTGCCATGGCGGCGGTGGAGGACGGGGTGTTGACCTTGGAGGAGAAAGTTTCGGCCACTCTCCCTGAGTGGAGCGGTGAGAAAAAGAACATCACCATCGAGCAACTGCTCGACTTCACCTGTGGCCTGGAGCGCTGCCTGCGGCTGCATCAGGATGGGTTGAAGAACCGCAATAAGATGGCCTGGGAGCGCCCGCTGGTGGGCACGCCGGGGCGGAGTTTCATCTACGGCCCGAGTGCCCTCCAGGTCTTCCATGAAGTCTTGAAGCGGAAACTGGCGGCGAGGAAGCGCGCTGAAAGCCCCACGCATTACATGGAGCGCCGCGTCCTGCGTCTGATGGGCCTGGGGCCACAGCGTTATCTGCCCGATGCGAGTGGCAATCCTTTGCTGGCAGCAGGTTTTTTGCTCTCTCCCCGTCAATGGGCCTGGATGGGGGATCTACTTCTTGCCAAAGGGCATCCGGTTTTGAAATCCTCTTCCATGGAGCCTCTGCTGGAGGGTTCCTCCGCCAATGCTGCCTACAGCTTCGGTTTCTGGAATAACCGAGCGGCGGGGCGGCTGGGTGCCCGGGAAATGGATATCGAGGACATGTTGGAGCTGGATTGGGATCGGCAGAACTGGTCCCGTGTGTGCATTGCCAAAGGCGTGCCTTCAGATCTCATCGCCTGCATCGGCAGCAGCTATCAGCGTCTCTACGCCATTCCGTCACTCGACTTGGTCGTTGTGCGCCAGGGGCTGAATGCCAAATTTTCCGACGGGCATTTTCTCCGCACCTTGCTCGGTTAG
- a CDS encoding SDR family oxidoreductase, which translates to MNASFPIASCTGSICDTSRMLSRPRLLILGASGRLGQVLAAQLTSDYEIIAPGRSIVDLAEPETLKVKLGELAFDLALNAAALTSPDVCEEQPELARRINAESPLALAELCADRGARLIHFSTDYVFAGNGCVFLDEHAPTASPSVYGQTKAAGENAVLAACPAALVGRVSWLFGPGGGGVPETVLQRVRAGEPLGFIEDKWSVPTSTLDIAQWVKRLLTDLAQVSGILHLCNTGVATWRDYAQVTLDCAHQHGLLDRAHAAHGLKLRDFPQFKAPRPPFTVMSNNRLAFLLGETPRRWQDALEAHIISRVR; encoded by the coding sequence ATGAATGCCTCATTTCCGATTGCAAGCTGCACGGGCAGCATCTGTGATACTTCCCGCATGCTTTCGCGTCCTCGCCTTCTCATTCTTGGTGCTTCTGGCCGTCTCGGACAGGTGCTGGCGGCTCAATTGACCTCGGATTATGAGATCATCGCTCCAGGACGATCCATTGTGGATTTGGCTGAACCGGAGACCTTGAAGGTGAAGCTTGGCGAGTTAGCGTTTGATCTGGCGCTCAATGCTGCGGCCTTGACCAGCCCAGACGTCTGTGAGGAGCAGCCCGAGTTGGCTCGCCGAATCAATGCTGAGTCTCCTCTGGCGCTTGCTGAACTCTGTGCCGATCGGGGTGCGAGGCTCATCCATTTTAGCACCGACTACGTCTTCGCGGGAAATGGGTGCGTGTTCCTCGATGAGCATGCACCCACGGCATCGCCCAGTGTTTATGGGCAAACTAAAGCGGCAGGTGAGAACGCTGTCTTGGCGGCATGTCCTGCAGCCTTGGTCGGGCGAGTATCGTGGCTGTTCGGCCCTGGGGGCGGAGGTGTGCCCGAGACGGTGCTTCAGCGGGTCAGAGCAGGAGAGCCTCTAGGATTTATCGAGGACAAATGGAGTGTGCCAACCAGCACGCTCGATATAGCCCAATGGGTGAAACGACTGCTGACAGACCTCGCACAGGTCTCCGGCATCCTGCATCTGTGCAATACAGGCGTGGCGACCTGGCGTGACTATGCTCAGGTCACGCTCGATTGCGCTCATCAGCATGGTTTGTTAGACCGGGCTCATGCCGCACATGGTTTGAAACTGCGTGATTTCCCGCAATTCAAAGCCCCACGCCCGCCATTCACCGTGATGAGCAACAATCGGCTGGCTTTTCTTTTGGGGGAAACACCACGGCGCTGGCAAGATGCCCTGGAAGCGCATATCATCTCTCGCGTTCGTTAA
- a CDS encoding NAD(P)/FAD-dependent oxidoreductase, with the protein MSRPQPSIAIIGAGLSGLSCARVLTKAGFKFTIYEAGDAVGGRVRSDVVDGFTLDRGFQVLLPSYPEARRVLDYDDLELRPFYRGADVFYKGRFHRLADPFTHPRDSIKHTRDPFVSWMDKWRTLVLRKEVLTTRKIERRIPEMETEDYLRDFGFTEEFIDRFFRTFFGGVFLEKDLRTSARMFLFLYSMFSTGGAAIPARGMQSIPEQLAISLPPGSLRLNCPVASLQAGEITLTSGEIVKADHIILAVSEEAAARLMPEALPDKLLPARSTTSLYFTTEQPLPDLPIIYLDGDGKGPVNSACILSKISPDYAPPGQHLISTSIIGAPSSTELENVVRDQMARWFGEGAYQWRHLRSYQIRHALPEGRQLRLGDGPLQAVLAPGLYRCGDWCEDASINGALISGRRAAEAVLGSLA; encoded by the coding sequence ATGAGCCGCCCCCAGCCCAGCATTGCCATCATCGGCGCCGGTCTTTCAGGACTGTCGTGCGCCCGTGTGCTGACGAAAGCCGGTTTCAAGTTTACGATTTATGAGGCGGGAGACGCCGTCGGCGGGCGTGTCCGGTCTGATGTGGTGGATGGCTTCACGCTGGATCGGGGCTTTCAGGTTCTGCTGCCCTCCTATCCCGAAGCACGCCGCGTGCTGGACTACGATGATCTGGAGCTTCGCCCCTTTTATCGCGGCGCAGATGTCTTTTACAAAGGTCGCTTTCACCGCCTTGCGGACCCCTTCACCCATCCCAGAGACTCGATCAAACACACGCGTGATCCGTTTGTCTCGTGGATGGATAAATGGCGCACCCTCGTTTTGCGTAAAGAGGTGCTCACCACCCGCAAAATCGAGCGCCGAATTCCAGAGATGGAGACGGAGGACTACCTGCGCGATTTTGGGTTCACCGAGGAGTTCATCGATCGCTTCTTCCGCACTTTCTTCGGCGGCGTGTTCCTGGAAAAAGATCTGCGCACCTCAGCGCGGATGTTTCTTTTCCTCTACTCCATGTTTAGCACCGGAGGCGCAGCCATCCCCGCTCGTGGGATGCAGTCCATCCCAGAGCAGTTGGCCATTTCATTGCCGCCCGGCTCCCTGCGTCTGAACTGTCCCGTCGCATCCCTGCAAGCTGGGGAAATCACGCTGACCAGTGGCGAGATCGTCAAGGCTGATCACATCATCCTCGCCGTCAGCGAAGAAGCCGCCGCCCGCTTAATGCCCGAGGCTCTCCCCGATAAACTTCTGCCCGCGCGCAGCACGACCAGCCTCTATTTCACCACAGAACAACCCCTGCCCGATCTGCCGATCATTTATCTGGATGGCGATGGCAAAGGACCGGTGAACAGCGCGTGCATCCTCTCCAAAATCTCTCCTGACTATGCCCCGCCTGGGCAGCATTTGATTTCCACCAGCATCATCGGCGCACCTTCCAGCACGGAGTTGGAAAACGTCGTTCGAGATCAAATGGCTCGCTGGTTTGGTGAGGGGGCTTATCAGTGGCGGCATCTCCGCAGCTACCAGATCCGCCATGCCTTGCCCGAGGGACGCCAACTCAGACTTGGAGACGGTCCGCTCCAAGCCGTGCTCGCCCCAGGCCTGTATCGCTGTGGGGACTGGTGTGAAGACGCCTCGATCAACGGTGCACTCATCAGTGGCCGCCGCGCGGCCGAGGCCGTGCTGGGCTCTCTAGCCTAA
- a CDS encoding diflavin oxidoreductase, giving the protein MSTPAPGKPVYNVKNPFIAKVKKAYDLSGPGAPKNTRHYEIDLSGSGLEYTPGDSLAVQPQNDPALVDDMIQVLGFTGEEIVTHPKTAAQVPIRQALIEGSLITEVDNKLIKAIIEKTNGQTLLADMNTPETKQALKDYLWGRFVIDLLIENPDAKFEPAEFMACLKKLNIRLYSISSSQKAHPEEVHLTIATVKYTSHGRERGGVASTFLAERITPETPIPVFVNHGKGFRLPEPEEETPVIMIGPGTGIAPFRAFVEERKATGAKGKAWLFFGEVSEKTCFFYKDEFDGYLADGTLTKLTTAWSRDQAEKIYVQHKMLENSAEIFAWLQQGAIVYVCGDAARMAVDVDKALHTIIENEGSMTPEQAVEYMTAFKDAKRYRRDVY; this is encoded by the coding sequence ATGAGCACCCCTGCGCCTGGCAAACCCGTCTATAATGTCAAAAATCCATTCATCGCCAAGGTGAAGAAGGCCTATGACCTGTCCGGCCCTGGCGCCCCCAAGAACACGCGCCACTACGAAATCGATCTCAGCGGCAGCGGTCTGGAATACACCCCCGGCGACTCCCTGGCTGTGCAGCCTCAGAATGATCCTGCGCTGGTGGACGACATGATTCAGGTGCTGGGCTTCACGGGTGAAGAGATTGTGACCCACCCAAAAACAGCTGCCCAAGTGCCGATTCGCCAGGCCTTGATCGAAGGTAGCCTGATCACCGAGGTGGATAACAAACTGATCAAAGCCATCATCGAAAAAACCAACGGACAGACCCTCCTGGCAGACATGAACACGCCAGAGACCAAACAAGCCCTGAAAGACTACCTCTGGGGCCGTTTCGTGATCGATCTTCTGATCGAAAACCCCGATGCTAAGTTCGAGCCTGCGGAGTTCATGGCTTGCCTGAAGAAGCTGAACATCCGTCTCTACTCCATCAGCAGCAGCCAGAAAGCCCATCCTGAAGAAGTGCATCTGACCATCGCTACGGTGAAATACACCAGCCATGGCCGTGAGCGTGGTGGTGTCGCCTCCACCTTCCTGGCTGAGCGCATCACCCCTGAGACGCCCATCCCCGTCTTCGTCAATCATGGCAAAGGCTTCCGCCTGCCTGAGCCCGAAGAAGAGACACCGGTCATCATGATCGGCCCAGGCACTGGCATTGCCCCATTCCGTGCTTTCGTGGAAGAGCGTAAAGCCACAGGTGCTAAAGGCAAAGCTTGGCTGTTCTTCGGCGAAGTCAGCGAGAAGACCTGCTTCTTCTACAAAGATGAATTCGACGGTTACTTGGCCGATGGCACCCTGACCAAACTGACCACTGCCTGGAGCCGTGATCAGGCGGAGAAAATCTACGTGCAGCACAAGATGCTGGAAAACAGTGCCGAGATCTTTGCTTGGCTTCAGCAAGGTGCCATCGTCTATGTCTGCGGTGACGCCGCACGCATGGCGGTGGATGTTGACAAGGCTCTTCACACTATCATCGAAAACGAAGGCAGCATGACGCCTGAACAAGCTGTGGAATACATGACCGCCTTCAAGGACGCCAAGCGCTACCGCCGCGACGTCTATTGA
- the metK gene encoding methionine adenosyltransferase yields the protein MSRSYIFSSESVGEGHPDKVCDTISDAILDACLTVDPKSRVACETFAKSNIVVVGGEITIPSLQDKSKGTTKPIDEVINVGKVIRDAVRGIGYVNNDDVFHADQIFINNYLTIQSPDIAQGVDDAAAEGKKTAEQGAGDQGIMFGYACDETEELMPAPIMYAHRLGREMTRIRKEGKLAKWLRPDAKSQVSVEYVDGKPTRIVNVVISTQHAADVEHAEIEKFCIEEVIKKVLPANMLTAETEYLINPTGKFVVGGPQGDSGLTGRKIIVDTYGGMGRHGGGAFSGKDPSKVDRSAAYMGRWVAKNVVAAGLASKCEVQFAYAIGHPKPVSVHVDTFGTGTVSDDKILDAVNAVFSFKPADIVSQLNLLRPIYSKSTNYGHFGKIDDPDLTWEITDKAEALKAAVK from the coding sequence ATGTCCCGCTCTTACATCTTCTCTTCTGAGTCCGTCGGCGAAGGCCACCCTGACAAAGTTTGCGACACGATCTCTGACGCCATTCTGGACGCCTGCTTGACCGTGGACCCCAAGAGCCGTGTGGCCTGCGAAACCTTCGCCAAGAGCAACATCGTCGTCGTCGGTGGTGAAATCACCATCCCTTCCCTCCAGGACAAGTCCAAAGGCACCACCAAGCCAATCGACGAAGTGATCAATGTCGGCAAGGTCATCCGTGACGCTGTCCGTGGCATCGGTTATGTCAATAACGACGACGTTTTCCACGCCGACCAGATCTTCATCAACAACTACCTCACCATCCAGAGCCCCGACATCGCTCAAGGTGTGGACGACGCTGCGGCCGAAGGCAAAAAGACCGCGGAACAGGGCGCTGGTGACCAGGGCATCATGTTTGGTTATGCCTGCGATGAAACCGAAGAACTCATGCCAGCTCCGATCATGTATGCCCACCGCCTGGGCCGTGAGATGACTCGCATCCGTAAGGAAGGCAAGCTGGCCAAGTGGCTGCGTCCAGACGCCAAGAGCCAGGTGTCTGTGGAATATGTGGACGGCAAGCCGACCCGCATCGTCAACGTCGTGATCTCCACTCAGCACGCTGCTGACGTCGAGCACGCTGAGATCGAGAAGTTCTGCATCGAGGAAGTGATCAAGAAGGTCCTCCCTGCCAACATGCTGACGGCTGAGACGGAGTATCTCATCAACCCAACCGGCAAGTTCGTTGTTGGCGGTCCTCAGGGTGACAGTGGTCTGACTGGCCGTAAGATCATCGTGGACACCTACGGCGGCATGGGCCGTCACGGTGGTGGTGCCTTCTCCGGTAAAGACCCATCCAAAGTGGACCGCAGCGCCGCCTACATGGGCCGCTGGGTCGCCAAGAACGTTGTGGCTGCCGGTCTCGCTTCCAAGTGCGAAGTCCAGTTTGCCTACGCCATCGGCCATCCAAAGCCCGTCAGCGTCCACGTGGACACTTTCGGCACTGGCACCGTCAGCGACGACAAGATCCTCGACGCCGTGAATGCGGTGTTCTCCTTCAAGCCTGCCGACATCGTCAGCCAGCTCAACCTGCTCCGCCCGATCTACTCGAAGTCCACCAACTACGGTCACTTCGGCAAGATCGACGATCCAGATCTGACTTGGGAAATCACCGACAAGGCTGAGGCCCTCAAGGCCGCCGTGAAGTAA